A region from the Bactrocera dorsalis isolate Fly_Bdor chromosome 1, ASM2337382v1, whole genome shotgun sequence genome encodes:
- the LOC125777956 gene encoding uncharacterized protein LOC125777956, with protein sequence MNDSMAVSGGSSGVENISSQNDDTPLTDKYRYIRRKIIDIFTESQQRRLQRVLKELPLGDRRPSELYYEMRRTAGPALSESILQDLWVSRLPPYAQAAIIATNAPIGEKIKIADSISECLEMKVGNQICEVSTEPSFSDEWSNLRAEVAALTKQVNQFMRNSRTQQRSRSSSASRSRRGTLNGPCLCWYHTKFGANATKCQQPCTFTQSPPQNVE encoded by the coding sequence ATGAATGATAGCATGGCCGTTTCGGGTGGAAGCAGCGGTGTCGAGAATATTTCATCCCAAAACGACGACACGCCTCTTACGGATAAATACAGGTATATTCGGCggaaaattattgatattttcacCGAAAGCCAGCAGCGCCGCCTCCAACGGGTTTTAAAGGAGCTACCGCTGGGCGATCGTAGACCCAGCGAGTTGTACTACGAGATGCGACGCACTGCTGGACCCGCACTCAGCGAGAGCATTCTGCAAGATCTGTGGGTTAGTCGTTTACCGCCGTACGCCCAGGCGGCCATTATCGCGACAAACGCTCCTATCGGTGAGAAGATAAAAATCGCGGATTCCATCTCAGAGTGCTTAGAGATGAAAGTTGGTAACCAGATTTGCGAGGTTAGCACCGAACCGTCGTTTTCAGATGAGTGGTCGAATCTTCGAGCTGAAGTCGCCGCTTTAACAAAGCAAGTCAATCAATTCATGCGCAACAGCCGCACACAACAGCGCTCTAGATCTTCAAGTGCCTCACGCAGCAGAAGAGGCACGCTCAATGGACCGTGCTTGTGCTGGTACCATACGAAATTCGGGGCAAATGCCACAAAGTGTCAACAGCCGTGTACATTCACACAGTCGCCGCCTCAAAACGTCGAGTAG